From Cellulomonas dongxiuzhuiae, the proteins below share one genomic window:
- a CDS encoding TrkH family potassium uptake protein, translating into MAAGPGLLWRAREYVDRSARQSPARLALGVFALVIAVITALLSAPWATAHGERAPFVDALFTATSATTVTGLVVVPTGEYWSGWGLAVILLAIKIGGLGVMTLASLLGMAVSRRIGLTQRLLVSSETKVTRLGEVGSLVRTVIVTSTALELVIAIALFPRLLVHGEPVPTAAWHAGFYAVSAFNNAGFVPTPDGLAPFVSDWWMLLPIIIGVFIGSLGFPVILNVAHHLRQPRRWNLHSKLTLTTSLGLVVFGSVVVAAFEWTNPGTFRPLDPGGTALASLFAGVMPRSGGFSTVDVGQMHEGTWLLLDALMFVGGGSASTAGGIKVTTLAVMLLAIVAEGRGDRDVEAFGRRIPRETLQVAIAVSFVSATIVLIASLLLLAMTGLTLDRILFETISAFATCGLTTGITATLPPPAKYVLVVLMFIGRTGTMTLAAALALRNRRRVIRYPEERPIVG; encoded by the coding sequence ATGGCAGCGGGGCCCGGCCTGCTGTGGCGTGCGCGCGAGTACGTCGACCGGTCGGCACGTCAGTCCCCCGCCCGTCTCGCGCTCGGCGTGTTCGCCCTCGTCATCGCCGTGATCACGGCGCTGCTGTCGGCGCCCTGGGCGACGGCGCACGGCGAGCGCGCGCCGTTCGTCGACGCGCTGTTCACCGCGACGTCCGCCACGACGGTGACCGGGCTCGTCGTCGTCCCGACCGGCGAGTACTGGTCCGGCTGGGGGCTGGCCGTCATCCTGCTCGCCATCAAGATCGGCGGCCTGGGCGTCATGACGCTCGCGTCGCTGCTGGGGATGGCGGTCTCGCGGCGCATCGGCCTGACCCAGCGCCTCCTGGTGTCGTCCGAGACCAAGGTCACCCGGCTGGGCGAGGTCGGGTCGCTGGTCCGCACGGTCATCGTGACCTCGACGGCGCTCGAGCTCGTCATCGCGATCGCGCTGTTCCCGCGACTCCTCGTCCATGGTGAGCCGGTGCCCACAGCCGCCTGGCACGCGGGGTTCTACGCGGTCTCGGCGTTCAACAACGCGGGGTTCGTGCCGACCCCGGATGGCCTCGCGCCGTTCGTGTCCGACTGGTGGATGCTGCTGCCGATCATCATCGGGGTGTTCATCGGGTCCCTCGGCTTCCCGGTCATCCTCAACGTCGCGCACCACCTGCGTCAGCCCCGCCGCTGGAACCTGCACTCCAAGCTGACGCTGACGACCAGCCTCGGGCTCGTCGTCTTCGGGTCCGTCGTCGTCGCGGCGTTCGAGTGGACCAACCCGGGCACGTTCCGTCCCCTCGACCCCGGCGGCACGGCACTCGCGTCGCTGTTCGCCGGTGTCATGCCCCGATCCGGCGGGTTCTCGACCGTGGACGTCGGCCAGATGCACGAGGGCACGTGGCTGCTCCTCGACGCCCTGATGTTCGTCGGCGGCGGGTCCGCGTCCACCGCGGGCGGCATCAAGGTCACGACGCTCGCCGTCATGCTGCTGGCGATCGTCGCCGAAGGCCGCGGCGACCGCGACGTCGAGGCGTTCGGCCGACGCATCCCGCGCGAGACGCTGCAGGTGGCGATCGCCGTCAGCTTCGTCTCCGCGACCATCGTGCTGATCGCCTCGCTGCTGCTGCTCGCGATGACAGGGCTCACCCTGGACCGCATCCTGTTCGAGACGATCTCCGCGTTCGCGACGTGCGGCCTGACGACCGGCATCACCGCGACGCTGCCGCCGCCGGCGAAGTACGTCCTCGTCGTGCTCATGTTCATCGGCCGGACCGGCACGATGACGCTTGCCGCGGCGCTCGCGCTGCGCAACCGTCGTCGCGTCATCCGCTACCCGGAGGAGAGGCCCATCGTTGGCTGA
- the araA gene encoding L-arabinose isomerase, whose product MSKAYPDQEIWFLTGSQDLYGEETLQQVAAQSQEVAAALDASGDVPARVVWKPVLKDSDSIRRAVLDANADDRVLGVITWMHTFSPAKMWITGLDLLRKPLLHLHTQANVELPWDTIDFDFMNLNQAAHGDREYAYIATRLGLARTTVSGHVSNPAVTARVGTWVRASAGWQAAQDLNLVRFGDNMRNVAVTEGDKTEAEIRLGVSVNTWAVNDLVAAVAAVDDAAIDALVAQYEELYDVVPELRAGGERHESLRYAARQEIAIEGFLTERDAKAFTTNFEDLGDLRQLPGLAVQRLMAKGYGFGAEGDWKTAVLVRVAKVMGAGLPGGASLMEDYTYDLTPGAEKILGAHMLEICPTLTTSKPRVEIHPLGIGGKEDPVRMVFDTDPGPGVVVSLADMRERFRLTANVVDVVPPTADLPHLPVARAVWEPRPDFTTSSECWLTAGGAHHTVLTTAVGIEAWEIFAELARTELLVIDEATTRRGFADQVRWNQVYYRVAQGF is encoded by the coding sequence ATGAGCAAGGCCTACCCCGACCAGGAGATCTGGTTCCTCACCGGTTCGCAGGACCTGTACGGCGAGGAGACGCTGCAGCAGGTCGCGGCGCAGTCGCAGGAGGTCGCCGCGGCGCTCGACGCGTCGGGTGACGTCCCGGCGAGGGTCGTCTGGAAGCCGGTCCTCAAGGACTCGGACTCCATCCGCCGCGCGGTGCTGGACGCCAACGCCGACGACCGCGTGCTGGGCGTCATCACGTGGATGCACACGTTCAGCCCGGCCAAGATGTGGATCACCGGCCTGGACCTGCTGCGCAAGCCGCTGCTGCACCTGCACACGCAGGCCAACGTCGAGCTGCCGTGGGACACGATCGACTTCGACTTCATGAACCTCAACCAGGCCGCGCACGGTGACCGCGAGTACGCGTACATCGCGACGCGCCTGGGCCTGGCCCGCACCACGGTGTCCGGCCACGTGTCGAACCCGGCCGTCACCGCCCGCGTCGGCACGTGGGTGCGCGCGTCGGCCGGCTGGCAGGCCGCGCAGGACCTCAACCTCGTGCGCTTCGGCGACAACATGCGCAACGTCGCCGTCACGGAGGGCGACAAGACCGAGGCGGAGATCCGCCTGGGCGTGTCCGTCAACACGTGGGCCGTCAACGACCTGGTCGCCGCGGTCGCGGCCGTCGACGACGCGGCGATCGACGCGCTCGTCGCGCAGTACGAGGAGCTGTACGACGTCGTCCCCGAGCTGCGCGCGGGCGGCGAGCGGCACGAGTCGCTGCGCTACGCGGCCCGGCAGGAGATCGCGATCGAGGGCTTCCTCACCGAGCGGGACGCCAAGGCGTTCACGACGAACTTCGAGGACCTCGGCGACCTGCGCCAGCTGCCCGGCCTGGCCGTGCAGCGGCTCATGGCCAAGGGCTACGGGTTCGGCGCCGAGGGCGACTGGAAGACGGCCGTGCTGGTGCGCGTCGCCAAGGTGATGGGTGCCGGGCTGCCCGGCGGCGCGTCGCTCATGGAGGACTACACGTACGACCTGACGCCCGGTGCGGAGAAGATCCTCGGCGCGCACATGCTCGAGATCTGCCCCACCCTCACGACGTCGAAGCCCCGCGTGGAGATCCACCCGCTGGGCATCGGCGGCAAGGAGGACCCGGTCCGCATGGTGTTCGACACCGACCCGGGCCCCGGTGTCGTCGTCTCGCTGGCGGACATGCGGGAGCGGTTCCGCCTGACGGCCAACGTCGTCGACGTGGTCCCGCCGACGGCCGACCTGCCGCACCTGCCCGTCGCCCGCGCCGTGTGGGAGCCCCGCCCGGACTTCACGACGTCGTCCGAGTGCTGGCTCACCGCGGGCGGTGCGCACCACACAGTGCTGACGACGGCCGTGGGCATCGAGGCGTGGGAGATCTTCGCCGAGCTGGCGCGCACCGAGCTGCTCGTCATCGACGAGGCGACGACGCGGCGCGGGTTCGCCGACCAGGTGCGCTGGAACCAGGTGTACTACCGGGTCGCGCAGGGCTTCTGA
- a CDS encoding acetoin utilization protein AcuC — protein MTASDGRPTATGRRPVTARVVWSTELLAYDFGFGHPMTSDRIDLTIALAAQLGILEEPEVEVVGAEPAPDALLTTVHDPEYVAAVHAAAEHGVPDLVRGLGTRDDPVFPQMHDAAARVVAGTVDAALAVWQGRAEHAVNVGGGLHHARPGAASGFCVYNDAAVAIRELLAAGAQRVAYVDVDAHHGDGVQAVFWDDPRVLTVSVHETGHALFPGTGYPTETGGPHADGTAVNVALPSRTGDAGWLRAIDAVVPAVVRDFAPDVLVTQHGCDTHLMDPLATLRVSVDAQLLASTLLHDLAHEVCDGRWVALGGGGYAILDVVPRAWAHLLGVAAHRPVDPATPVPPVWLDVVRQRYGRQAVALMTDDAPATFKPWSTGYDPADDVDRAIRATRGAVFPSLGLDPDLD, from the coding sequence ATGACGGCCAGCGACGGGCGACCCACGGCGACCGGCCGCCGTCCTGTGACGGCGCGGGTGGTGTGGTCGACCGAGCTGCTCGCCTACGACTTCGGGTTCGGCCACCCCATGACGTCCGACCGCATCGACCTGACGATCGCGCTCGCGGCGCAGCTGGGCATCCTCGAGGAGCCCGAGGTCGAGGTGGTGGGCGCCGAGCCCGCGCCCGACGCGCTGCTCACGACGGTGCACGACCCCGAGTACGTCGCCGCCGTGCACGCCGCGGCGGAGCACGGGGTGCCCGACCTCGTCCGTGGCCTGGGCACGCGCGACGACCCGGTGTTCCCCCAGATGCACGACGCGGCGGCCCGCGTCGTCGCGGGGACGGTCGACGCGGCGCTGGCGGTGTGGCAGGGCCGTGCCGAGCACGCCGTCAACGTCGGCGGCGGGCTGCACCACGCGCGCCCCGGCGCGGCGTCGGGGTTCTGCGTCTACAACGACGCCGCGGTCGCGATCCGCGAGCTGCTGGCGGCCGGTGCGCAGCGTGTGGCGTACGTCGACGTGGACGCGCACCACGGCGACGGCGTGCAGGCGGTGTTCTGGGACGACCCGCGTGTCCTGACGGTGTCGGTGCACGAGACGGGTCACGCGCTGTTCCCCGGCACGGGGTACCCGACGGAGACCGGGGGCCCGCACGCCGACGGGACCGCCGTCAACGTCGCGCTGCCGTCGCGCACCGGTGACGCGGGGTGGTTGCGGGCGATCGACGCGGTGGTGCCCGCCGTGGTGCGCGACTTCGCCCCCGACGTCCTGGTCACCCAGCACGGCTGCGACACGCACCTCATGGACCCGCTGGCGACGCTGCGCGTGTCGGTCGACGCCCAGCTCCTCGCCTCGACGCTGCTGCACGACCTGGCGCACGAGGTGTGCGACGGGCGGTGGGTCGCGCTGGGCGGCGGCGGTTACGCGATCCTCGACGTCGTCCCGCGCGCATGGGCGCACCTGCTGGGGGTCGCGGCTCACCGCCCGGTCGACCCCGCCACGCCCGTGCCACCGGTGTGGCTGGACGTCGTCCGGCAGCGGTACGGACGCCAGGCCGTGGCGCTGATGACGGACGACGCCCCGGCCACGTTCAAGCCGTGGTCGACCGGGTACGACCCCGCGGACGACGTCGACCGCGCGATCCGCGCGACGCGCGGAGCCGTCTTCCCGTCCCTGGGGCTGGATCCGGACCTCGACTGA
- a CDS encoding L-ribulose-5-phosphate 4-epimerase, producing the protein MTALDEYAPEVRDAVARAREQVSRLHAELPRWGLVVWTAGNVSQRVVVDPAGPSERDLLVIKPSGVTYDELTPESMVVCDLEGNLVEGTRAPSSDTAAHAYVYTHMPHVGGVVHTHSTYATAWAARAEPVPCVLTMMADEFGGDIPVGPFALIGDDSIGRGIVETLRDSRSPAVLMRNHGPFTIGKDAKAAVKAAVMVEEVARTVHISRQLGEPLPIAQSDVNSLYARYQNVYGQH; encoded by the coding sequence ATGACCGCCCTGGACGAGTACGCCCCCGAGGTGCGCGACGCGGTCGCCCGCGCGCGCGAGCAGGTCAGCCGGCTGCACGCCGAGCTGCCGCGGTGGGGTCTGGTGGTGTGGACGGCGGGCAACGTGTCGCAGCGCGTCGTCGTCGACCCCGCGGGCCCGAGCGAGCGCGACCTGCTCGTCATCAAGCCGTCGGGCGTGACGTACGACGAGCTGACGCCCGAGTCGATGGTCGTGTGCGACCTGGAGGGGAACCTCGTCGAGGGCACGCGTGCCCCGTCGTCCGACACCGCCGCGCACGCGTACGTCTACACCCACATGCCCCACGTGGGTGGCGTCGTGCACACGCACTCGACCTACGCGACCGCGTGGGCGGCCCGCGCCGAGCCCGTGCCCTGCGTGCTGACGATGATGGCCGACGAGTTCGGCGGCGACATCCCCGTGGGCCCGTTCGCGCTCATCGGTGACGACTCGATCGGCCGGGGGATCGTCGAGACGCTGCGCGACTCGCGCAGCCCCGCGGTCCTCATGCGCAACCACGGCCCGTTCACGATCGGCAAGGACGCCAAGGCCGCGGTCAAGGCCGCGGTCATGGTCGAGGAGGTCGCGCGGACCGTCCACATCAGCCGGCAGCTCGGCGAGCCGCTGCCGATCGCGCAGAGCGACGTCAACTCGCTGTACGCCCGCTACCAGAACGTCTACGGCCAGCACTGA
- a CDS encoding PPK2 family polyphosphate kinase: MAKGSKKKKKDKSKNEDKKKHDVKPARKAAAKNAEKAAAKAAKADRKAAEKAAAAHEAAAAGLLARRDAVADLLRVAPGFRLADVDTGATPGFDGSRRDGEAALAAVGAELSDLQERLFAHGRTGGTRSVLLVLQGLDTAGKGGIVRHVVGLVDPQGVALRSFGVPTPEERRHHFLWRIRRALPRGGMIGVFDRSHYEDVLVARVDDLVAPEVWERRFDEINRFEAQAAAAGATIVKVALWVSPDEQYRRLRERLERPDKLWKYDPTDVDVRLRRPAYEAAYQEVLDRTSTEVAPWYVVPADSKWYARLAVSALLHQALAGLQLDWPPADYDVDAELARLDATR; this comes from the coding sequence ATGGCAAAGGGCTCGAAGAAGAAGAAGAAGGACAAGAGCAAGAACGAGGACAAGAAGAAGCACGACGTGAAGCCCGCGCGGAAGGCAGCCGCCAAGAACGCCGAGAAGGCGGCTGCGAAGGCGGCCAAGGCGGACCGCAAGGCAGCCGAGAAGGCGGCTGCTGCCCACGAGGCCGCCGCCGCGGGGCTCCTCGCGCGGCGTGACGCCGTGGCGGACCTGCTGCGCGTCGCCCCGGGGTTCCGGCTCGCGGACGTCGACACGGGTGCGACGCCGGGCTTCGACGGGTCGCGCCGCGACGGTGAGGCCGCGCTCGCCGCGGTCGGCGCCGAGCTGTCCGACCTGCAGGAGCGTCTCTTCGCGCACGGCCGTACCGGCGGGACGAGGTCCGTGCTGCTCGTCCTGCAGGGGCTGGACACGGCCGGCAAGGGCGGCATCGTGCGCCACGTGGTCGGGCTGGTCGACCCCCAGGGCGTGGCGCTGCGCTCGTTCGGGGTCCCGACGCCCGAGGAGCGTCGCCACCACTTCCTGTGGCGGATCCGTCGTGCGCTGCCCCGCGGCGGCATGATCGGCGTCTTCGACCGCTCGCACTACGAGGACGTGCTCGTGGCGCGCGTCGACGACCTGGTCGCGCCGGAGGTGTGGGAGCGGCGCTTCGACGAGATCAACCGGTTCGAGGCCCAGGCCGCGGCGGCGGGGGCCACGATCGTCAAGGTCGCGCTGTGGGTCTCGCCCGACGAGCAGTACCGGCGGCTGCGCGAGCGGCTCGAGCGCCCGGACAAGCTGTGGAAGTACGACCCGACGGACGTCGACGTCCGCCTCAGGCGGCCGGCGTACGAGGCGGCCTACCAGGAGGTCCTCGACCGGACGAGCACCGAGGTCGCGCCCTGGTACGTCGTGCCGGCGGACAGCAAGTGGTACGCCCGGCTGGCCGTCAGTGCGCTGCTGCACCAGGCGCTGGCCGGCCTCCAGCTCGACTGGCCGCCCGCCGACTACGACGTCGATGCGGAGCTGGCCCGGCTGGACGCGACCCGCTGA
- a CDS encoding potassium channel family protein encodes MAENLRASGGEPRTAPRTPKKDQGVLVIGLGRFGSSIAATLDRLGQDVLAVERNPELVAQWAGRIPLVEADAVNPDALEQLGAREFPVAVVGVGSYLEASVLITGNLVDIGVPQIWAKAISSEHARILQRIGAHHVVLPEADAGSRVAHLVSGKMLDYIEVEDGFTVVKMRPPKETQGFTIAQSKVRERYGVTIIGVKSPGIDFQYATPETRISANDLIIVGGHADLLERFAARP; translated from the coding sequence TTGGCTGAGAACCTGCGCGCGAGCGGCGGCGAGCCCCGCACCGCGCCCCGCACCCCGAAGAAGGACCAGGGCGTCCTGGTGATCGGCCTGGGTCGCTTCGGCTCGTCCATCGCGGCCACGCTGGACCGGCTCGGTCAGGACGTGCTCGCGGTCGAGCGCAACCCCGAGCTCGTCGCCCAGTGGGCCGGCCGGATCCCGCTGGTCGAGGCCGACGCGGTGAACCCCGACGCCCTCGAGCAGCTCGGTGCGCGCGAGTTCCCCGTCGCGGTCGTCGGTGTCGGCTCCTACCTCGAGGCGTCGGTGCTCATCACCGGCAACCTCGTCGACATCGGCGTGCCGCAGATCTGGGCCAAGGCCATCAGCTCCGAGCACGCACGCATCCTGCAGCGCATCGGCGCCCACCACGTGGTGCTGCCCGAGGCCGACGCCGGGTCCCGCGTCGCCCACCTCGTGAGCGGCAAGATGCTCGACTACATCGAGGTCGAGGACGGGTTCACGGTCGTGAAGATGCGACCCCCGAAGGAGACGCAGGGGTTCACGATCGCGCAGTCCAAGGTGCGCGAGCGCTACGGCGTGACGATCATCGGTGTGAAGTCACCCGGCATCGACTTCCAGTACGCGACGCCGGAGACGCGCATCTCGGCCAACGACCTCATCATCGTCGGAGGGCACGCCGACCTGCTCGAACGCTTCGCCGCGCGCCCCTGA
- a CDS encoding LacI family DNA-binding transcriptional regulator — MTVDPRPTGAGRPAATRRSRDGRPPAMNDVAALAGVSHQTVSRVLNAHPSVRPTTRERVLEAIATLGYRPNLAARALVTRRTGTLGVITPATALFGPTSTLVAFEQAARDAGFYVSVATLRAFSGEEVVAAVEHFLAQGVDGVVVVAPRSGTVDAVSGVHVPVPAVLVSSGRAGVDVPTVSVDQVAGGRLATEHLLASGRASVLHVAGPQEWYDARDRLRGWRDALEAAGATGEAHRADGWSAADGYAAGLELVRTGLPEAVFAANDQLALGLLAALGQAGVRVPQDVAVVGFDDEPGTAFYAPPLTTVRQGFDELGRRAVQAVVDALTGGEPTQQSIAPELVVRRSSASVEGPGAQGGGA; from the coding sequence GTGACCGTGGACCCTCGCCCCACGGGGGCCGGACGCCCGGCCGCGACGCGCCGCTCGCGCGACGGCCGCCCCCCGGCGATGAACGACGTGGCCGCGCTCGCGGGCGTCAGCCACCAGACGGTCTCCCGGGTGCTCAACGCGCACCCGAGCGTGCGGCCCACGACGCGCGAGCGCGTGCTCGAGGCGATCGCGACGCTCGGGTACCGGCCCAACCTCGCCGCCCGGGCCCTGGTCACGCGCCGCACCGGCACGCTCGGCGTCATCACGCCCGCCACCGCGCTGTTCGGGCCCACGAGCACGCTCGTGGCGTTCGAGCAGGCGGCGCGCGACGCGGGCTTCTACGTGTCGGTCGCGACGCTGCGCGCGTTCAGCGGCGAGGAGGTCGTCGCCGCCGTCGAGCACTTCCTCGCGCAGGGCGTCGACGGCGTCGTCGTGGTCGCACCGCGCAGCGGGACGGTCGACGCCGTGAGCGGCGTGCACGTGCCCGTCCCGGCCGTGCTCGTCTCGTCGGGTCGCGCGGGCGTGGACGTGCCGACCGTGTCGGTCGACCAGGTGGCGGGCGGGCGCCTGGCGACCGAGCACCTGCTGGCGTCGGGGCGTGCCTCGGTGCTCCACGTCGCCGGGCCGCAGGAGTGGTACGACGCGCGTGACCGGCTGCGGGGATGGCGCGACGCGCTCGAGGCGGCCGGGGCCACGGGGGAGGCGCACCGTGCGGACGGGTGGTCCGCCGCCGACGGGTACGCGGCGGGCCTCGAGCTGGTGCGCACGGGGCTGCCGGAGGCGGTGTTCGCCGCCAACGACCAGCTGGCGCTCGGGCTGCTCGCGGCACTCGGTCAGGCCGGTGTCCGCGTGCCGCAGGACGTCGCGGTCGTCGGGTTCGACGACGAGCCCGGCACGGCGTTCTACGCGCCGCCGCTGACCACGGTGCGGCAGGGGTTCGACGAGCTGGGCCGGCGTGCGGTGCAGGCCGTCGTCGACGCGCTCACGGGGGGAGAGCCGACGCAGCAGTCGATCGCGCCGGAGCTCGTCGTGCGCCGGTCGTCGGCGTCCGTGGAGGGCCCCGGCGCGCAGGGCGGTGGCGCGTGA
- the proC gene encoding pyrroline-5-carboxylate reductase, with amino-acid sequence MGTQDTGARPAVAVLGGGVMGGTLVAALRTGGWPGDRVTVADQDAGRAEALAQQHDVRTAGNRDAVAAADVVLLAVKPDVVPAALADIAPALRAGTLVVSVAAGVPLRTYEDALPAGTPVVRVMPNTPALVGKGASAIAPGRAAGEEHLALVERMLAATGLVERVAEKHLDAVTALSGSGPAYVFYVIDALAEAGVLLGLPRDLASRLAVATVEGSAAMVAQTGDHPAVLRERVSSPGGTTVAGVAALDAHAVRAGLVAGVRAAAERSRELGAG; translated from the coding sequence ATGGGCACGCAGGACACGGGGGCACGGCCCGCGGTGGCGGTGCTCGGCGGCGGGGTCATGGGCGGCACGCTCGTGGCAGCCCTGCGCACGGGCGGCTGGCCGGGGGACCGCGTGACCGTCGCGGACCAGGACGCCGGACGGGCCGAGGCGCTCGCGCAGCAGCACGACGTGCGGACAGCCGGCAACCGGGACGCCGTCGCGGCCGCGGACGTCGTCCTGCTCGCCGTCAAGCCGGACGTCGTACCGGCCGCCCTCGCGGACATCGCGCCCGCGCTGCGCGCCGGGACGCTCGTGGTCAGCGTCGCGGCCGGCGTCCCGCTGCGCACGTACGAGGACGCGCTGCCCGCGGGCACGCCCGTCGTGCGGGTCATGCCGAACACGCCGGCCCTCGTCGGCAAGGGTGCGAGCGCGATCGCCCCGGGCCGCGCCGCCGGTGAGGAGCACCTCGCGCTGGTCGAGCGCATGCTCGCGGCGACGGGCCTGGTCGAGCGGGTCGCCGAGAAGCACCTGGACGCGGTGACGGCCCTGTCGGGGTCCGGTCCCGCGTACGTGTTCTACGTCATCGACGCGCTGGCCGAGGCGGGCGTGCTGCTCGGCCTGCCGCGGGACCTGGCTTCACGGCTCGCCGTCGCGACCGTCGAGGGCTCGGCCGCGATGGTCGCGCAGACGGGCGACCACCCCGCGGTCCTGCGGGAGCGGGTCTCCTCGCCCGGCGGCACCACGGTCGCGGGCGTCGCCGCCCTCGACGCGCACGCGGTGCGCGCGGGTCTGGTCGCGGGGGTGCGGGCCGCCGCCGAGCGCTCGCGCGAGCTCGGCGCCGGCTGA
- a CDS encoding 30S ribosomal protein bS22 translates to MGSVIKKRRKRMAKKKHRKLLRKTRHQRRNKK, encoded by the coding sequence ATGGGCTCCGTCATCAAGAAGCGTCGCAAGCGCATGGCGAAGAAGAAGCACCGCAAGCTGCTGCGCAAGACGCGCCACCAGCGTCGTAACAAGAAGTGA
- a CDS encoding xylulokinase, whose product MAQHHDDADARRAAARETLAQGRAVLGIELGSTRIKAVLVGEDHVPLASGGHAWENQYVDRTWTYPLDAVWHGLRAAVADLLADTERRHGVRPTSVAALGVSAMMHGYLAFDADDELLVPFRTWRNTSTGAAAAELTELLGYNIPLRWSVAHLHQAVLDAEPHVPDVRFVTTLAGYVHWRLTGRKVIGVGDASGMFPVDPVTRDYDADLLARFDAHTAGRLPVARLVDLLPEVLVAGQEAGRLTDEGAALLDPTGTLRAGAPLCPPEGDAGTGMVATASVAPRTANISVGTSIFAMVVLEKPLAQVHHEIDLVTTPAGDLVAMVHCNNGASELGEWAGVFGRFATALGSDAGADEVFGVLLREALEGDADGGGLLAYNYLSGEPITGLDEGRPLIVRTPDSRLTLGNFVRTQVYAAFGTLSLGLRILVAEGVEVDTMFAHGGLFRTAGVAQRLLAAAVDTPVAVGRTAGEGGAWGIAVLAAYVASGAADDLGTYLSTRVFADAEIDVVEPDAADVAGYATWLERYADGLAVERAATEAL is encoded by the coding sequence ATGGCGCAGCACCACGACGACGCGGACGCCCGCCGCGCGGCAGCACGCGAGACGCTCGCGCAGGGCCGAGCGGTCCTCGGCATCGAGCTCGGCTCCACGCGCATCAAGGCGGTCCTCGTCGGCGAGGACCACGTGCCGCTCGCCTCCGGCGGCCACGCGTGGGAGAACCAGTACGTCGACCGGACGTGGACGTACCCGCTCGACGCCGTGTGGCACGGGCTGCGCGCCGCGGTGGCGGACCTGCTGGCCGACACCGAGCGGCGCCACGGCGTGCGCCCCACGTCCGTCGCCGCCCTGGGCGTGTCCGCGATGATGCACGGCTACCTCGCCTTCGACGCCGACGACGAGCTGCTCGTGCCTTTCCGGACGTGGCGCAACACGTCCACCGGTGCGGCCGCGGCCGAGCTCACCGAGCTGCTCGGGTACAACATCCCGCTGCGCTGGTCCGTCGCGCACCTGCACCAGGCCGTCCTGGACGCTGAGCCGCACGTGCCCGACGTGCGGTTCGTGACGACCCTCGCCGGGTACGTGCACTGGCGCCTGACGGGTCGCAAGGTCATCGGCGTCGGCGACGCGTCCGGCATGTTCCCGGTCGACCCCGTGACGCGTGACTACGACGCCGACCTGCTCGCGCGCTTCGACGCGCACACCGCGGGCCGGCTGCCGGTCGCGCGGCTCGTCGACCTCCTGCCCGAGGTGCTCGTCGCGGGCCAGGAGGCCGGCCGCCTCACCGACGAGGGTGCCGCGCTGCTCGACCCGACCGGCACGCTGCGTGCCGGTGCGCCCCTGTGCCCGCCCGAGGGCGACGCCGGCACCGGCATGGTGGCGACCGCGTCCGTCGCGCCGCGCACCGCCAACATCAGCGTCGGCACCAGCATCTTCGCGATGGTCGTGCTCGAGAAGCCGCTCGCCCAGGTGCACCACGAGATCGACCTCGTCACGACGCCCGCGGGCGACCTGGTGGCGATGGTCCACTGCAACAACGGGGCGAGCGAGCTCGGGGAGTGGGCGGGCGTCTTCGGCCGCTTCGCCACCGCGCTCGGGTCCGACGCGGGCGCCGACGAGGTGTTCGGCGTCCTGCTGCGTGAGGCGCTCGAGGGCGACGCCGACGGCGGCGGGCTGCTCGCGTACAACTACCTCTCGGGCGAGCCGATCACGGGCCTCGACGAGGGACGCCCCCTGATCGTGCGGACGCCGGACAGCCGCCTCACGCTCGGCAACTTCGTGCGCACCCAGGTGTACGCGGCGTTCGGCACCCTCAGCCTGGGTCTGCGGATCCTCGTCGCCGAGGGCGTCGAGGTCGACACGATGTTCGCGCACGGCGGCCTGTTCCGGACCGCGGGCGTCGCGCAGCGGCTGCTCGCGGCGGCCGTCGACACGCCCGTCGCGGTGGGTCGCACCGCCGGTGAGGGCGGCGCGTGGGGCATCGCGGTGCTCGCCGCGTACGTCGCGAGCGGCGCCGCGGACGACCTGGGCACCTACCTGTCGACGCGCGTGTTCGCCGACGCCGAGATCGACGTCGTCGAGCCCGACGCGGCCGACGTCGCCGGCTACGCCACCTGGCTCGAGCGCTACGCGGACGGCCTCGCCGTGGAGCGCGCCGCGACCGAGGCGCTCTGA
- a CDS encoding helix-turn-helix domain-containing protein translates to MDEERGGSQGRVRFLTVVEVAELMRVSRMTVYRLVHAGELPAVRVGRSFRVPQDALDAYLRSSATVEPEAFGEGRRSS, encoded by the coding sequence ATGGACGAGGAGCGGGGCGGGTCGCAGGGCCGCGTGCGTTTCCTCACGGTCGTCGAGGTCGCGGAGCTCATGCGCGTCTCGCGGATGACCGTGTACCGGCTGGTGCACGCGGGGGAGCTGCCCGCCGTGCGCGTCGGACGCTCGTTCCGGGTGCCGCAGGACGCGCTCGACGCGTACCTGCGCTCGTCGGCCACGGTCGAGCCCGAGGCCTTCGGCGAGGGGCGCCGCTCCTCCTGA